Genomic segment of Paenibacillus sp. FSL R5-0912:
TGACAGCGCCGGTACGGGCAGCAACCCGCTCCGCCAGCCTGCTTGCAACCAGAGTGTCAGAGCCCATCGGCAGATGATGGCCGTAAGGCTCGATGGCCCCCACTGGAATGATGGCCAGATCCGTTTCATTTTTACGTTCCGTGAAGGCGGCCCAGCTCATCTCTTTCAAATAATTACTTGGTGTTTGCGGCATCTTCATGCTCCTTTCGATGCAGGGGGTAATGGCAAGCCGAATAATGGCCCTCCTGATGCTCCACCAGCTCCGGTGCCTGCTCCCGGCACAGCCCGGTCGCATACGGGCAGCGCGGATGAAAGGCACAGCCTCGCGGCGGATTCGCCGGATTCGGCAGCTCGCCGCTCAGCAGTGTCCGCTTCTTGCGCAGCTTCGGATCGGAGACCGGAACCGAAGCCATCAGCGCTTCGGTATACGGGTGGTCCGGCCGCTCAAACAGCGCGTCACGCTCGGCAATCTCCACAATCCGTCCCAGATACATGACTGCAATCCGGTCACTGATATGCTTGACGGATGGCAAGCCGTGAGCAATAAAGATATAGGTTAGCTGGAATTCCTCCTGCAGATCCTTCAGTAAATTGAGAATTTGCGCCTGAATGGATACATCCAGCGCGGATACCGGCTCGTCGCAGACAATCAGCTTCGGATTCAGCGCAAGCGCACGGGCTATCCCGATTCTCTGCCGTTGTCCTCCGCTGAATTCATGCGGGTAACGGGCGGCATGATTCTCGTCAAGCCCCACCGCCCGAAGCAGCCGGTAGACTTCCCTTTTTAATTCTGCTCCCTTCGCCAGACCGTGGACGATCAGCGGTTCTGCAACTACGTCAAACACCTTCATTCGCGGATTGAGTGAAGAGTAAGGATCCTGGAACACAAATTGCAGGTCCCGGCGAACCCGCCTCATCTCACCTTCGCTCAGTGCTGCAAGGTCTCTGCCTTCAAAAATAATCTCGCCTTCGGTAGGCTCCTGCAGCCTGGTAACGAGCTGGCCCATCGTAGATTTACCGCAGCCCGACTCTCCAACTACTCCCAGTGTTTCACCCGGAAATACATGGAAATCCAGCCCGTCTACAGCACGAACCGCGCCTGACTCTCTTCCCAGCCAGCCCTTCTTGACTGGATAATACTTCTTCAGCCCCCTTACTTCCAGCAAGGGTACCTCTTTCCGGTGACTTCTCATCAGTGCACCTCCTCTGCTTTCAGACAGCTGACCCGGTGTCCCGCCGCTTTCTCCTCAAGCCGGGGTTTGATCTGTCTGCAGCGCTCATCCGCATAAGTACATCTCGGGTGGAAGGGGCAGCCTGAGGGCATGGAAAGCATATTCGGCACAGAGCCGGGAATGGAATCCAGACGCTCACGCTGCTCGTTTATCTTGGGCAGTGAGC
This window contains:
- a CDS encoding ABC transporter ATP-binding protein; amino-acid sequence: MRSHRKEVPLLEVRGLKKYYPVKKGWLGRESGAVRAVDGLDFHVFPGETLGVVGESGCGKSTMGQLVTRLQEPTEGEIIFEGRDLAALSEGEMRRVRRDLQFVFQDPYSSLNPRMKVFDVVAEPLIVHGLAKGAELKREVYRLLRAVGLDENHAARYPHEFSGGQRQRIGIARALALNPKLIVCDEPVSALDVSIQAQILNLLKDLQEEFQLTYIFIAHGLPSVKHISDRIAVMYLGRIVEIAERDALFERPDHPYTEALMASVPVSDPKLRKKRTLLSGELPNPANPPRGCAFHPRCPYATGLCREQAPELVEHQEGHYSACHYPLHRKEHEDAANTK